A single window of Aphidius gifuensis isolate YNYX2018 linkage group LG1, ASM1490517v1, whole genome shotgun sequence DNA harbors:
- the LOC122851743 gene encoding innexin inx2-like, whose product MFHVFGPVKGLLKLDEVCVDNNVFRLHYKATFIMLLTFSLLVTSRQYIGDPIDCVVEGVPQNVMDTYCWIYSTFTIPNRVNGEIGKSIAHPGVHGNVEGEDEVKYHKYYQWVCFCLFFQAMLFYVPRYLWKSWEGGRMKSLVMDLNCPVVSESCQIERRGLLVDYFRANLHQQNFYAYRFFFCEILNFINVFGQIYLMDVFLGGEFTTYGRDVLWFSEMEPEDRSDPMARVFPKVTKCTFHKYGPSGTVQKFDGLCVLPLNIVNEKIYVFLWFWFIALTILSGLSLIYRMVVVAWPSLRLFLLRTRSRLSGQHEVEAIADRFQIGDWFVLYQLGKNINPLIYKDLVSDLATSFEGKQLI is encoded by the coding sequence ATGTTTCACGTATTTGGACCTGTTAAGGGTCTATTGAAGCTCGATGAAGTATGCGTTGATAACAATGTATTTAGACTGCATTATAAAGCAACatttataatgttattaacattttcattattagtAACATCAAGACAATATATTGGTGATCCAATTGATTGTGTTGTTGAAGGTGTACCACAAAATGTAATGGATACATATTGTTGGatatattcaacatttacaaTACCAAATAGAGTTAATGGTGAAATTGGTAAAAGTATTGCACATCCTGGTGTACATGGAAATGTTGAAGGAGAAGATGAAGTTAAATATCATAAGTATTATCAATGGGTAtgcttttgtttatttttccaagCAATGTTATTTTATGTACCACGTTATTTATGGAAATCATGGGAAGGTGGTAGAATGAAATCACTTGTAATGGATTTAAATTGTCCAGTTGTCAGTGAATCATGTCAAATTGAACGTCGTGGTTTATTAGTTGATTATTTTCGTGCAAATTTACATCAGCAAAATTTTTATgcatatagattttttttttgtgaaatattaaattttataaatgtatttggacaaatatatttgatggATGTATTTTTGGGTGGTGAATTTACAACATATGGAAGAGATGTATTATGGTTTTCTGAAATGGAACCAGAAGATAGATCAGATCCAATGGCTCGAGTATTTCCAAAAGTAACTAAATGTACATTCCATAAATATGGTCCATCTGGTACTGTACAAAAATTTGATGGTCTTTGTGTATTaccattaaatattgttaatgaaaaaatatatgtatttttatggtTTTGGTTTATTGCATTAACAATATTAAGTGGTTTAAGTTTAATATACCGTATGGTTGTTGTTGCTTGGCCAAGCCttcgtctttttttattacgcACAAGATCACGTTTATCAGGACAACACGAAGTTGAAGCAATTGCTGATAGATTCCAAATCGGTGATTGGTTTGTACTTTATCaacttggaaaaaatattaatccacTTATATACAAAGATCTTGTATCTGATTTGGCAACAAGTTTCGAGGGAAAAcaactaatttaa